A DNA window from Streptomyces parvus contains the following coding sequences:
- a CDS encoding TOMM precursor leader peptide-binding protein yields the protein MAESAAPAAPVTSAAPATPASTTATTAFDALAGTRPRIRRDVLFTETPGGVLFHNADGGFHLTGRTAYRFASLVVPHLTGQHRMAELCAGFGSARRAMAAELVNMLYARGFARDIPEADTAGDAVDRETAERFAAQIAYVDHYTDDAPARFARYRSTRVAVLGDDETARWCALSLVRNGCASVGTVEAPGGAAAAEGVAAEAAANGARIDPIPAGTDAGWADLDGYDIVVVSGAGAGARTHRLLAAGVPEGVTLIPAWLFGRRLVVGPLTTAGSTGCWSCALLRLGGNVDPGTAAELWSEAAGAAPSDGAALSGPVAAMVGNLVGYEVFRLTTGALPAETAGQVLVQDLESLDVMAEPVRPHPRCARCSGLPAEEPAPLPGALALPVTATVETARDAEELVEELNRISSALVRPYTGTFRRYDDEELTQTPLKLSRVEVALGGGARRRIAAFDVHHLAGARTRALYAAAETYVEHLVPLTGVQAADAGARTDGGTQELRTLGPDALTTGGGTGAAPAAWAVATSLIGKDPVRVPAAALRPFGPHNHDRVHLATTAGAGAGGSAAEAAGRGLLSALAHDALLRAVRGTTRVRPAAIGGDDPELVFLLKSAANLDIAVDLLDLGEADRSTAHVVLAREANGPSAGARWAVGAGLSRRTAAAAALRDLLGQVQLAAEDPEAAVDPGDPLVADLAPGAIAVSGGSVVADGRETSFDAVLEALGSAGRDVLYVPTTPADLRSGSIATARVLLTVDGEGGTDGR from the coding sequence ATGGCCGAGAGCGCTGCCCCCGCCGCCCCCGTCACGTCCGCCGCACCCGCCACGCCCGCATCGACCACCGCGACGACGGCGTTCGACGCGCTCGCCGGCACCCGGCCGCGTATCCGCCGTGACGTGCTGTTCACCGAGACCCCCGGCGGGGTGCTGTTCCACAACGCCGACGGCGGCTTCCACCTCACCGGCCGCACCGCCTACCGTTTCGCCTCCCTCGTCGTCCCGCACCTCACCGGGCAGCACCGCATGGCCGAACTCTGCGCCGGGTTCGGGTCCGCGCGGCGGGCGATGGCCGCCGAGCTGGTCAATATGCTGTACGCGCGCGGCTTCGCCCGGGACATCCCCGAGGCCGACACCGCAGGGGACGCGGTCGACCGGGAGACCGCCGAACGGTTCGCCGCGCAGATCGCCTATGTCGACCACTACACCGACGACGCCCCCGCCCGCTTCGCCCGCTACCGCTCCACCCGCGTCGCCGTCCTCGGCGACGACGAGACGGCCCGCTGGTGCGCGCTGAGCCTGGTGCGCAACGGGTGTGCGAGCGTGGGGACCGTCGAGGCCCCGGGCGGTGCCGCGGCTGCGGAGGGTGTCGCGGCCGAGGCCGCCGCCAACGGTGCGCGCATCGACCCGATCCCCGCGGGAACGGACGCGGGCTGGGCCGACCTGGACGGCTACGACATCGTCGTCGTCAGCGGGGCCGGGGCCGGGGCGCGCACGCACCGGCTGCTGGCTGCCGGGGTGCCCGAGGGCGTGACGCTCATCCCCGCCTGGCTGTTCGGCCGCCGACTGGTCGTCGGCCCGCTCACCACCGCCGGCTCCACCGGCTGCTGGTCCTGCGCCCTGCTGCGCCTGGGCGGCAACGTCGACCCCGGCACGGCGGCCGAGCTGTGGAGCGAGGCGGCGGGGGCCGCACCGTCCGACGGGGCCGCCCTGTCCGGTCCTGTCGCCGCGATGGTCGGCAACCTCGTCGGCTACGAGGTCTTCCGCCTGACCACCGGAGCGCTGCCCGCCGAGACGGCCGGCCAGGTCCTCGTCCAGGACCTGGAATCGCTGGACGTGATGGCCGAACCGGTCCGGCCCCACCCCCGTTGCGCCCGCTGCTCCGGGCTCCCCGCCGAGGAACCGGCCCCGCTCCCCGGAGCGCTCGCCCTGCCCGTCACCGCGACCGTGGAGACCGCCCGGGACGCGGAGGAGCTGGTCGAGGAGCTGAACCGGATCAGCTCCGCGCTGGTCCGCCCGTACACCGGGACCTTCCGCCGTTACGACGACGAGGAGCTGACCCAGACCCCGTTGAAGCTCAGCCGGGTCGAGGTGGCGCTCGGGGGCGGGGCCCGCCGCCGGATCGCCGCGTTCGACGTGCACCACCTGGCCGGGGCACGGACCCGGGCGCTGTACGCGGCGGCCGAGACCTATGTGGAGCATCTGGTTCCGCTGACGGGCGTGCAGGCCGCCGACGCCGGTGCCCGGACGGACGGCGGTACGCAGGAGCTGCGGACGCTGGGGCCCGACGCCCTGACGACCGGCGGCGGCACCGGGGCCGCGCCCGCCGCCTGGGCGGTGGCGACGTCCCTGATCGGCAAGGACCCGGTACGCGTACCGGCCGCCGCCCTGCGCCCGTTCGGGCCGCACAACCACGACCGGGTGCACCTGGCGACCACCGCCGGAGCCGGGGCGGGCGGCAGCGCGGCGGAGGCGGCGGGCCGGGGGCTGCTGTCCGCGCTCGCCCACGACGCCCTGCTCCGCGCGGTCCGTGGCACCACCCGGGTGCGCCCGGCGGCGATCGGCGGTGACGACCCGGAGCTGGTGTTCCTGCTGAAGTCCGCCGCCAACCTGGACATCGCCGTGGACCTCCTCGACCTGGGCGAGGCGGACCGCAGCACGGCCCACGTGGTGCTGGCCCGTGAAGCGAACGGGCCTTCCGCCGGTGCCCGTTGGGCGGTCGGGGCCGGGCTGTCCCGGCGTACGGCGGCCGCTGCCGCCCTGCGGGACCTGCTCGGACAGGTGCAGCTCGCCGCCGAGGACCCGGAGGCGGCGGTCGACCCCGGCGATCCGCTGGTGGCCGACCTGGCCCCCGGGGCGATCGCGGTGAGCGGCGGGTCCGTCGTGGCGGACGGGAGGGAGACCTCGTTCGACGCGGTGCTGGAGGCGCTGGGGTCCGCCGGACGCGACGTCCTGTACGTGCCGACGACCCCGGCGGACCTGCGCTCCGGCTCCATCGCCACGGCCCGGGTGCTCCTCACGGTGGACGGCGAGGGCGGCACCGATGGCCGTTGA
- a CDS encoding roadblock/LC7 domain-containing protein has translation MQTTDNSLTWLLQRLLEQTPGTRHALALSRDGLKLCWSEHLTLDQADQLAAICSGMQALAQGASIEFGDGSGGVRHSMTEFHGGLLFIVEAGEGAHLAVVATEEADPSIVGNQMTQMVEQIGEHLRAAPRGTVPGSTPPGGAS, from the coding sequence ATGCAGACAACGGACAACAGCCTCACCTGGCTCCTGCAGAGGCTGCTGGAGCAGACCCCCGGCACGCGGCACGCCCTGGCCCTGTCCCGCGACGGGCTCAAGCTCTGCTGGAGCGAGCACCTCACCCTCGACCAGGCCGACCAACTGGCAGCCATCTGCTCGGGCATGCAGGCGCTGGCGCAGGGCGCCTCCATCGAGTTCGGCGACGGTTCCGGAGGAGTACGCCACTCGATGACCGAGTTCCACGGCGGCCTGCTCTTCATCGTCGAGGCCGGTGAGGGCGCCCATCTGGCCGTCGTCGCCACGGAGGAGGCCGACCCCAGCATCGTGGGCAACCAGATGACGCAGATGGTCGAGCAGATCGGCGAGCACCTGCGCGCCGCGCCACGCGGCACCGTACCGGGGAGTACGCCGCCCGGAGGCGCCTCGTGA
- a CDS encoding VOC family protein → MRINLTSVFVDDQEKALRFYTDVLGFAKKHDVPLGGEDRWLTVVSPEDPDGTELLLEPNKHPAVKPYTTALVEDGIPATAFAVDDVRAEFARLSKLGVRFTQEPAEMGPVTTAVLDDTCGNLIQIMHSS, encoded by the coding sequence ATGAGGATCAACCTGACCAGCGTCTTCGTCGACGACCAGGAGAAGGCCCTGCGCTTCTACACGGACGTCCTCGGTTTCGCGAAGAAGCACGACGTCCCGCTCGGCGGCGAGGACCGCTGGCTGACGGTGGTCTCACCGGAGGACCCCGACGGCACCGAACTCCTCCTGGAGCCGAACAAGCACCCCGCCGTGAAGCCGTACACGACGGCCCTGGTCGAGGACGGCATCCCGGCCACCGCCTTCGCCGTGGACGACGTACGGGCGGAGTTCGCCCGGCTCAGCAAGCTCGGCGTCCGCTTCACCCAGGAGCCGGCGGAGATGGGCCCCGTCACCACCGCCGTACTGGACGACACCTGCGGCAACCTGATCCAGATCATGCACAGCTCCTGA
- a CDS encoding helix-turn-helix transcriptional regulator gives MADDVFKALADPTRRRILDELTDRNGQTLFEICGRLVTRHGLGLSRQAVSQHLAVLEAAGLVATRREGRYKFHDLNTRPLEHIVTRWLGPQTPRTPESTP, from the coding sequence ATGGCGGATGATGTCTTCAAGGCCCTGGCCGACCCCACCCGGCGGCGCATCCTCGACGAGCTGACCGACCGCAACGGCCAGACGCTGTTCGAGATATGCGGCCGGCTGGTGACCAGACACGGCCTCGGACTGTCCCGGCAGGCGGTCAGCCAGCATCTGGCCGTCCTGGAGGCGGCGGGCCTGGTCGCCACCCGCCGCGAGGGCCGCTACAAGTTCCACGACCTGAACACCCGACCCCTTGAGCACATCGTCACTCGATGGCTCGGACCGCAGACACCGCGGACACCGGAGAGCACCCCATGA
- a CDS encoding AfsR/SARP family transcriptional regulator codes for MRFQLLGPLALADGPDTVVLQPSKPANLLAALLLHANSPVSAEYLQRAVWGEEQPATARAALQTCVLRLRRLFSKHGVTTSIEAVPGGYRITAAPPALDLLGFRDRVRRAAGLDRDPEAELCALRDALSLWQGSLLANVRSVVLHRDEVPRLAEERLRAVERVCDLLLGLGRCGEALVDLWTATRVHPGHERFHEQLIEALYRSGRQSQALAEYRRVKGFLLEELGVDPSPSLRRLELSILRGEDLGPAGPAAARVIRGETVPLPAARPITAPDAASATAHGAASATAPGAPLVTAQGATPVAAAVTAAGTFAPVAASRVGPVPAVPHFTGRAAEAAALAARLTASPPPGPEDHRPLAVLVSGAPGIGKSALAQHVARLVRDAFPAGQLLVRMTRADGEPRPAEEVAADVAAALGASGDGRALLILDDVVDADQVRPLLTPKGEAGAGPGPAVVVTSRMGLGGLIATHGGWVQRLSTFTEAESYALLLTALGAERVEAEPRAAHRLAAVCGHFPAALRILTARLLTRPGLRLADAADWLGDDPLARLTLTDSPDHSVTGLFDRALGRLDPRLSEAFTHLAQGPPALLDDRGPEDEGPVTEAVREQLADAGLLEDGPPGPYRIHDLLRAHVRRTARIRDRRTEKV; via the coding sequence ATGCGGTTCCAGCTCCTGGGGCCGCTCGCCCTGGCGGACGGTCCCGACACCGTCGTCCTGCAGCCCTCCAAACCCGCGAACCTGCTCGCCGCGCTGCTCCTGCACGCCAACTCCCCGGTCTCCGCCGAGTACTTGCAGCGCGCGGTATGGGGCGAGGAGCAGCCCGCCACCGCCCGGGCGGCCCTCCAGACCTGTGTGCTGCGGCTCCGCCGGCTGTTCTCCAAGCACGGTGTCACCACCTCCATCGAGGCGGTACCCGGCGGCTACCGGATCACCGCCGCCCCGCCCGCCCTGGACCTCCTCGGTTTCCGCGACCGGGTGCGCCGGGCCGCCGGTCTGGACCGGGACCCCGAGGCGGAGCTCTGCGCGCTGAGGGACGCCCTCTCGCTCTGGCAGGGTTCGCTGCTCGCCAACGTACGGTCCGTCGTCCTGCACCGCGACGAGGTGCCCCGGCTCGCGGAGGAACGGCTGCGCGCGGTCGAGCGGGTCTGCGACCTGCTGCTGGGGCTCGGGCGCTGCGGTGAGGCGCTGGTCGACCTGTGGACCGCTACGCGCGTCCACCCGGGGCACGAACGCTTCCACGAACAGCTCATCGAGGCCCTCTACCGCAGCGGACGCCAGTCGCAGGCCCTCGCCGAATACCGCAGGGTCAAGGGTTTCCTGCTGGAGGAGCTCGGCGTGGACCCCTCGCCCTCCCTGCGCCGGCTCGAACTCTCCATCCTGCGCGGTGAGGACCTCGGTCCGGCCGGCCCGGCGGCCGCCCGTGTCATCCGGGGCGAGACCGTTCCCCTCCCGGCCGCGCGGCCGATCACAGCCCCGGACGCGGCGTCCGCCACGGCCCACGGCGCCGCGTCCGCCACGGCCCCAGGCGCACCGCTCGTCACGGCCCAGGGCGCCACGCCGGTCGCGGCAGCCGTCACCGCCGCCGGGACCTTCGCCCCGGTCGCCGCTTCCCGCGTCGGGCCTGTCCCCGCCGTGCCGCACTTCACCGGGCGCGCCGCCGAGGCCGCCGCCCTGGCCGCCCGCCTCACCGCATCCCCGCCCCCCGGCCCCGAGGACCACCGGCCCCTCGCCGTCCTGGTCTCCGGGGCCCCGGGCATCGGCAAGTCGGCGCTCGCCCAGCACGTCGCCCGGCTGGTGCGGGACGCCTTTCCCGCCGGGCAGCTACTCGTCCGGATGACCCGCGCGGACGGCGAACCCCGCCCGGCCGAGGAGGTGGCCGCCGACGTGGCGGCAGCGCTCGGGGCGTCGGGCGACGGGCGCGCGCTGCTCATCCTCGACGATGTGGTCGACGCCGACCAGGTGCGCCCCCTGCTCACCCCGAAAGGGGAAGCCGGGGCCGGACCGGGCCCCGCCGTCGTGGTCACCAGCCGGATGGGCCTCGGCGGACTCATCGCGACCCATGGCGGCTGGGTGCAGCGCCTGTCGACCTTCACCGAGGCCGAGTCGTACGCCCTGCTGCTGACCGCCCTGGGCGCCGAACGGGTGGAGGCCGAACCCCGTGCCGCCCACCGGCTCGCCGCCGTGTGCGGCCACTTCCCGGCCGCCCTGCGCATCCTCACCGCCCGGCTGCTGACCCGGCCGGGCCTGCGGCTCGCCGACGCCGCCGACTGGCTGGGCGACGACCCGCTCGCCCGGCTCACCCTGACGGACTCCCCGGACCACTCGGTCACCGGCCTCTTCGACCGGGCGCTCGGCCGGCTCGACCCCCGGCTGTCCGAGGCGTTCACCCACCTCGCCCAGGGCCCCCCGGCGCTGCTCGACGACCGGGGCCCCGAGGACGAGGGACCCGTCACCGAAGCCGTACGGGAACAACTCGCCGACGCCGGACTGCTGGAGGACGGCCCGCCGGGCCCGTACCGCATCCACGATCTGCTCCGCGCCCACGTACGAAGAACCGCCCGGATCCGCGACCGCCGCACAGAGAAGGTGTGA
- a CDS encoding ABC transporter ATP-binding protein has protein sequence MTTAVTIPRHGGTGGRTAVAARARQVVKAYGTGETRVVALDHVDVDIARGQFTAIMGPSGSGKSTLMHCLAGLDTVTAGEIFLDETEITKLKDKKLTQLRRDRIGFIFQAFNLLPTLNAIENITLPMDIAGRKPDAVWLQQVVETVGLAERLKHRPTQLSGGQQQRVAVARALAARPEIIFGDEPTGNLDSRAGAEVLSFLRRSVDELGQTIVMVTHDPVAASYADRVLYLADGSIVDEMQNPTADQVLDRMKHFDARGRTS, from the coding sequence GTGACAACGGCTGTGACCATTCCCAGGCACGGGGGCACTGGAGGGCGTACGGCCGTCGCGGCACGGGCGCGACAGGTCGTGAAGGCGTACGGCACCGGAGAGACCCGGGTCGTCGCGCTCGACCATGTCGATGTGGACATCGCCCGCGGGCAGTTCACGGCGATCATGGGCCCGTCCGGCTCCGGCAAGTCCACCCTGATGCACTGCCTGGCCGGGCTCGACACGGTGACGGCGGGCGAGATCTTCCTCGACGAGACCGAGATCACCAAGCTCAAGGACAAGAAGCTCACCCAGCTCCGGCGCGACCGGATCGGGTTCATCTTCCAGGCGTTCAACCTGCTCCCGACGCTCAACGCGATCGAGAACATCACGCTGCCGATGGACATCGCGGGCCGCAAGCCCGACGCCGTCTGGCTCCAGCAGGTCGTGGAGACGGTCGGGCTCGCCGAGCGTCTCAAGCACCGCCCCACCCAGCTCTCCGGCGGTCAGCAGCAGCGCGTCGCCGTCGCCCGGGCGCTCGCCGCCCGGCCGGAGATCATCTTCGGTGACGAGCCCACCGGAAACCTGGACTCCCGCGCCGGGGCCGAAGTCCTCTCCTTCCTCCGCAGGTCGGTCGACGAGCTGGGCCAGACCATCGTCATGGTCACCCACGACCCCGTCGCCGCCTCCTACGCGGACCGGGTGCTGTATCTCGCCGACGGCTCCATCGTCGACGAGATGCAGAACCCGACCGCGGACCAGGTCCTCGACCGGATGAAGCACTTCGACGCACGCGGGCGGACGTCATGA
- a CDS encoding FtsX-like permease family protein, with translation MTVWKTSVRNFLAHKGRMALSAVAVLLSVAFVCGTLVFTDTMNTTFDKLFAISSPDVTVSPKSSDDEGEQPGNGKPVSLPASVVQQVEKADGVERAEGSAFSMAVTVVNSDNKNMGSDTGAPTIAGNWTKNDLRSMEITSGHAPRGPTEVMVDADTAKKHKLTIGDELRTIAATGDLKAKISGIASFTVTNPGAAVVYLDTATAQKHLLGAPDVFTQILVTAESGVSDTQLKKNVAAALDGSTAYKLQTQQEAADANKDDMGAFLDVMKYAMLGFAGIAFLVGIFLIVNTFSMLVAQRTREIGLMRAIGSSRKQVNRSVLLEAVLLGIVGSLLGVAAGVGLAVGLMKMMSAVGMTLSTEDLTVAWTTPAIGLVLGIVVTVLAAYIPARRAGKVSPMAALRDAGTPADGRAGWIRAGIGLFLTAAGGAALWATTQADKATEGSMFLALGVLLTLIGFIVIGPLLAGVVVRGLSVVVLRLFGPVGRLAERNALRNPRRTGATGAALMIGLALVACLSVVGSSMVASATEELDRSVGADFIVQDGSTGRPIVPQAADAVRAVPGLEHMTDYTFVKAKITAPDGRTEDEGLTAADPTYQQDVRRTVVSGDLAKAYGKDAMSVGDGYAERHGIKVGDTITVAFQAGETAKLQVAAITSDDTNIDRGAMYTNLTTAASYVPADRMPQNVVMFAKAEEGKEKEAYAALKSAIAEYPVYKVQNQADFKEQLKDQIGQLLNIVYGLLALAIIVAVLGVVNTLALSVVERTREIGLMRAIGLSRRQLRRMIRLESVVIALFGALLGLGLGMGWGTAAQKLLALEGLEVLEIPWPTILTVFACSALVGLFAALVPAFRAGRMNVLNAIATDG, from the coding sequence ATGACCGTCTGGAAGACCTCGGTGCGCAACTTCCTCGCGCACAAGGGCCGGATGGCCCTCTCCGCCGTGGCGGTGCTGCTGTCCGTGGCGTTCGTCTGCGGCACGCTCGTCTTCACCGACACGATGAACACCACGTTCGACAAGCTCTTCGCCATCTCCTCGCCCGACGTCACCGTCAGCCCGAAGAGCTCGGACGACGAAGGCGAGCAGCCCGGCAACGGCAAGCCCGTCTCGCTGCCCGCCTCCGTGGTCCAGCAGGTCGAGAAGGCCGACGGGGTGGAGCGGGCCGAGGGTTCCGCCTTCTCCATGGCGGTCACCGTCGTCAACAGCGACAACAAGAACATGGGCTCCGACACCGGTGCCCCCACCATCGCGGGCAACTGGACCAAGAACGACCTGCGTTCGATGGAGATCACCTCCGGGCACGCACCCCGCGGTCCCACCGAGGTGATGGTCGACGCCGACACCGCGAAGAAGCACAAGCTCACGATCGGCGACGAGCTGCGCACCATCGCCGCCACCGGCGACCTCAAGGCGAAGATCAGCGGCATCGCGTCCTTCACCGTCACCAACCCGGGCGCGGCCGTCGTCTACCTCGACACCGCCACCGCACAGAAGCACCTGCTGGGCGCCCCCGACGTCTTCACCCAGATCCTGGTGACGGCCGAGAGCGGCGTCAGCGACACCCAGCTCAAGAAGAACGTGGCCGCCGCCCTCGACGGCTCCACCGCCTACAAGCTCCAGACCCAGCAGGAGGCCGCCGACGCCAACAAGGACGACATGGGCGCCTTCCTGGACGTCATGAAGTACGCCATGCTCGGCTTCGCCGGCATCGCCTTCCTCGTCGGCATCTTCCTCATCGTCAACACCTTCTCGATGCTGGTCGCCCAGCGCACCCGCGAGATCGGCCTGATGCGGGCCATCGGCTCCAGCCGCAAGCAGGTCAACCGGTCCGTGCTCCTGGAGGCCGTCCTCCTCGGCATCGTCGGCTCCCTGCTCGGCGTCGCGGCCGGCGTCGGCCTCGCCGTCGGGCTGATGAAGATGATGAGCGCCGTCGGCATGACGCTCTCCACCGAGGACCTCACCGTCGCCTGGACGACCCCCGCCATCGGCCTCGTGCTCGGCATCGTCGTCACCGTCCTCGCCGCGTACATCCCCGCCCGCCGGGCCGGCAAGGTCTCCCCGATGGCCGCTCTGCGCGACGCCGGGACCCCTGCCGACGGTCGCGCCGGCTGGATCAGGGCCGGTATCGGCCTCTTCCTGACGGCGGCGGGCGGCGCGGCCCTGTGGGCGACGACCCAGGCGGACAAGGCCACCGAGGGCTCCATGTTCCTCGCCCTCGGCGTGCTGCTGACCCTCATCGGCTTCATCGTGATCGGCCCGCTCCTGGCCGGCGTCGTGGTGCGCGGGCTGAGCGTCGTCGTCCTGCGGCTCTTCGGCCCGGTCGGCCGGCTGGCCGAGCGCAACGCCCTGCGCAACCCCCGGCGTACGGGAGCGACCGGCGCGGCTCTGATGATCGGGCTCGCCCTGGTGGCCTGCCTGTCCGTCGTCGGGTCCTCCATGGTCGCCTCGGCCACCGAGGAGCTCGACAGGTCGGTCGGCGCGGACTTCATCGTCCAGGACGGCAGCACCGGCCGCCCGATCGTGCCCCAGGCCGCCGACGCCGTGCGCGCCGTCCCCGGCCTGGAGCACATGACCGACTACACCTTCGTCAAGGCGAAGATCACCGCCCCGGACGGCAGGACGGAGGACGAGGGGCTCACCGCCGCCGACCCGACGTACCAGCAGGACGTCCGCCGGACGGTCGTCTCCGGTGACCTCGCGAAGGCGTACGGCAAGGACGCCATGTCGGTGGGCGACGGTTACGCCGAGCGGCACGGGATCAAGGTCGGCGACACGATCACCGTCGCCTTCCAGGCGGGCGAGACCGCGAAGCTCCAGGTCGCGGCCATCACCTCCGACGACACCAACATCGACCGCGGCGCGATGTACACCAACCTCACGACGGCGGCGTCCTACGTCCCGGCCGACCGGATGCCGCAGAACGTGGTCATGTTCGCCAAGGCCGAGGAGGGCAAGGAGAAGGAGGCGTACGCGGCCCTGAAGAGCGCCATCGCCGAGTACCCGGTCTACAAGGTCCAGAACCAGGCCGACTTCAAGGAGCAGCTGAAGGACCAGATCGGACAGCTGCTGAACATCGTGTACGGCCTGCTCGCCCTGGCGATCATCGTCGCGGTCCTCGGTGTGGTGAACACCCTCGCCCTGTCCGTCGTCGAACGGACCCGGGAGATCGGCCTGATGCGCGCCATCGGGCTCTCCCGCCGCCAGCTGCGCCGCATGATCCGGCTGGAGTCCGTGGTCATCGCCCTCTTCGGAGCACTGCTCGGACTCGGACTCGGGATGGGCTGGGGCACCGCGGCCCAGAAGCTGCTGGCGCTGGAGGGCCTGGAGGTCCTGGAGATCCCGTGGCCGACGATCCTCACGGTCTTCGCCTGCTCCGCCCTCGTCGGACTGTTCGCCGCCCTCGTCCCGGCCTTCCGGGCGGGTCGGATGAACGTCCTGAACGCCATCGCGACGGACGGGTGA
- a CDS encoding ATP-binding protein: MKAPGAATAPLVAVLSVFAVAGAVAVVLAPSATRGWAVAVVLTAWVVLAVTLTVAQTVTRRTQRAASARTAEAERLKTSLTALEADTAHTADVALPALLRLVRGGVPADDALGRVPLPRGPRQRKLLHVLAATVEEQEQQTAALRTESTRIHDELGRENARLREELHALTSEVERFTRETLPSVAARLREGESGAAVQAEVYLPEQPLLRASVEAVLRELALSERRALAAQTASAKALSRVQAKSVSMLADLRSMQERHGEEVFGDLLKLDHSTSQLGLMTDRLALLMGGRPSRAWNRPIVMESILRGAVGRIAAYQRVRLHCSSNVAISGFAAEGVMHLLAELMDNAANFSPPIDEVHVYVEERGTGVVVTIEDSGLKMADAAMRRAADSVAGRMTDLAALQGTRLGLAVVGRLALKHRISVNYRPSSRGGTGVVVLLPRHLIAQESRENHPAPSLREATASAAGTGAAAATATAGAGPSAPTPAPTATPAPPAVPVTEPVAPPAAPATPSLPDAVPPAAPMRPPAPPATDPLVVRPRPPGQPASTPGGLPVRTPGRTMGEAERERGRHRGAPAPTSAANPRGDTPRATPPRTAGQQFGAFHRGRRPQGNAAAAEQPDAGTVPPPDATP, translated from the coding sequence ATGAAAGCGCCCGGGGCGGCGACGGCGCCGCTTGTGGCCGTGCTGTCCGTATTCGCCGTCGCCGGAGCCGTGGCCGTGGTCCTGGCCCCGTCCGCGACGCGCGGCTGGGCGGTGGCGGTGGTGCTCACCGCCTGGGTGGTCCTGGCCGTCACGCTCACCGTCGCGCAGACGGTCACCCGCCGGACACAGCGCGCGGCCTCGGCCCGGACCGCGGAGGCCGAACGGCTCAAGACCTCGCTGACCGCACTCGAAGCGGACACCGCGCACACCGCCGACGTGGCCCTCCCCGCGCTGCTCCGCCTGGTACGCGGCGGAGTACCGGCCGACGACGCCCTCGGCCGCGTACCGCTGCCGCGCGGTCCGCGGCAGCGCAAGCTGCTGCACGTCCTCGCGGCCACGGTCGAAGAGCAGGAGCAGCAGACCGCCGCACTGCGCACCGAGAGCACGCGGATCCACGACGAGCTGGGCAGGGAGAACGCCCGGCTCCGCGAGGAGCTGCACGCCCTGACCTCGGAGGTGGAACGCTTCACCCGCGAGACCTTGCCGAGTGTGGCCGCCCGGTTGCGTGAGGGCGAGTCCGGCGCCGCGGTGCAGGCCGAGGTCTATCTCCCGGAACAGCCGCTGCTGCGCGCGTCCGTCGAAGCGGTGCTCCGGGAGCTCGCGCTCAGCGAACGCCGCGCCCTCGCCGCGCAGACCGCGTCCGCCAAGGCGCTCAGCCGCGTCCAGGCGAAGTCCGTCAGCATGCTCGCCGATCTGCGCAGCATGCAGGAACGTCACGGCGAAGAGGTGTTCGGCGATCTGCTGAAGCTGGACCACAGCACCTCGCAGCTCGGCCTGATGACGGACCGGCTGGCCCTGCTGATGGGCGGCCGGCCCAGCCGCGCCTGGAACAGGCCGATCGTCATGGAGAGCATCCTGCGGGGCGCGGTCGGCCGGATCGCCGCCTATCAGCGGGTACGGCTGCACTGCTCGTCGAACGTCGCCATCTCCGGCTTCGCCGCCGAAGGCGTCATGCACCTGCTCGCCGAACTGATGGACAACGCCGCCAACTTCTCGCCGCCCATCGACGAGGTGCACGTCTACGTCGAGGAGCGCGGCACCGGCGTCGTCGTCACCATCGAGGACAGCGGCCTGAAGATGGCCGACGCGGCGATGCGGCGGGCCGCGGACTCCGTCGCCGGACGGATGACCGACCTCGCGGCCCTCCAGGGCACGCGCCTCGGCCTCGCCGTGGTGGGACGGCTCGCGCTCAAGCACCGGATCAGCGTCAACTACCGGCCGTCCTCGCGCGGTGGAACCGGCGTCGTCGTCCTGCTGCCGAGGCATCTGATCGCGCAGGAGTCCCGCGAGAACCACCCGGCCCCGAGCCTCCGGGAAGCCACGGCCTCGGCCGCAGGCACAGGCGCCGCCGCAGCCACGGCCACCGCCGGGGCCGGACCGTCCGCGCCGACGCCCGCCCCCACGGCTACGCCCGCGCCCCCGGCCGTTCCCGTAACGGAACCCGTGGCACCGCCTGCCGCACCCGCGACGCCCTCTCTGCCGGACGCTGTCCCACCCGCCGCGCCGATGCGGCCACCGGCGCCCCCGGCCACCGACCCCCTCGTCGTCCGTCCGCGTCCTCCCGGGCAGCCCGCCTCCACCCCGGGCGGCCTGCCCGTCCGCACGCCCGGCCGCACCATGGGCGAGGCGGAGCGCGAGCGCGGCCGTCACCGCGGCGCGCCCGCTCCCACCTCCGCGGCGAACCCGCGGGGCGACACACCACGGGCCACCCCGCCCCGCACCGCGGGCCAGCAGTTCGGCGCCTTCCATCGCGGTCGGCGGCCCCAGGGCAACGCGGCGGCAGCGGAGCAGCCGGACGCCGGGACCGTACCGCCGCCGGACGCCACGCCGTAG